Proteins encoded by one window of Archaeoglobus veneficus SNP6:
- a CDS encoding signal recognition particle protein Srp54 produces the protein MALESLKDIVKKIARSTTVDKALVEEVVRDIQRALLKADVNVRQVKEISDAIKKRALSEDVLPTFNVREHIIRIVYEELMRGIGEGLEIPLKKAKIMLVGLQGSGKTTTAAKLAKYFKDKGMKTGVIAADTWRPAAYEQLKQLAESYGIGFYGEKENKDAVEIARNGLKALKDYDMIIIDTAGRHALEEELIDEMIEIAKATQPDYKLLVLDAAIGQLASRQAKAFHDAIGINGIIITKFDGTAKGGGALSAAREIGIPIAFIGTGEKVEDFERFDPAGFVSRLLGMGDIKALLEKVERVVSEEELDPEAFLKGTFTLKDVYKQIEAMNKMGPISKIFELLPFGFSMKVDDSMMEMTQEKMKKFRVIMDSMTEEELLNPKIIDSSRIRRIAIGSGTSPQEVKELLKYYKTMKSVMKKMKKGKFGKLPIKGLPKMGF, from the coding sequence ATGGCTCTTGAATCTCTGAAGGACATCGTCAAGAAAATAGCACGCTCAACTACAGTGGATAAGGCCCTCGTTGAGGAGGTAGTCAGGGATATCCAGCGCGCTCTGCTCAAGGCGGACGTAAACGTCAGGCAGGTAAAGGAGATCAGCGATGCGATAAAGAAGAGGGCACTGAGCGAGGACGTTCTACCCACATTCAACGTCAGGGAGCACATAATCAGGATTGTTTACGAGGAGCTGATGCGTGGAATAGGCGAAGGGCTTGAGATTCCCCTCAAGAAGGCAAAGATAATGCTTGTCGGTCTTCAGGGCAGCGGTAAGACCACAACGGCTGCAAAACTGGCGAAGTACTTCAAGGATAAGGGGATGAAAACCGGAGTTATCGCAGCCGACACCTGGAGACCAGCAGCCTATGAGCAGCTAAAGCAGCTTGCAGAATCTTACGGTATAGGCTTCTACGGCGAGAAGGAGAACAAGGATGCCGTAGAAATAGCCAGGAATGGCCTTAAGGCCCTCAAGGACTACGATATGATAATCATAGACACTGCAGGAAGGCATGCCCTCGAAGAGGAGCTAATAGACGAGATGATTGAGATTGCAAAAGCCACGCAGCCAGACTACAAGCTTCTTGTGCTCGATGCGGCAATCGGCCAGCTTGCGAGCAGGCAGGCAAAGGCCTTCCACGATGCCATAGGTATAAATGGAATCATAATCACGAAGTTCGATGGAACGGCGAAGGGTGGTGGAGCGTTATCAGCGGCAAGGGAGATTGGTATCCCCATTGCATTCATCGGAACTGGTGAGAAGGTTGAAGATTTCGAGCGCTTCGATCCAGCAGGCTTCGTTTCCAGACTGCTGGGGATGGGCGACATCAAAGCTTTGCTCGAAAAGGTTGAAAGGGTTGTAAGCGAGGAGGAACTCGATCCTGAGGCCTTTCTGAAGGGTACATTTACGCTCAAAGACGTCTACAAGCAGATTGAGGCTATGAATAAGATGGGACCAATAAGCAAGATATTCGAGCTTCTCCCCTTCGGCTTCAGCATGAAGGTTGACGACAGCATGATGGAAATGACGCAGGAGAAGATGAAGAAGTTCAGGGTTATAATGGATTCGATGACTGAGGAGGAACTTCTCAACCCAAAGATTATAGACTCATCCAGAATCAGGAGGATTGCCATAGGTTCTGGCACATCCCCGCAGGAAGTTAAGGAGCTGCTCAAGTATTACAAGACAATGAAGAGTGTTATGAAGAAGATGAAGAAGGGCAAGTTCGGCAAGCTGCCCATCAAGGGTCTCCCGAAGATGGGATTCTGA